The Rhododendron vialii isolate Sample 1 chromosome 3a, ASM3025357v1 nucleotide sequence CAAGCATAGCCTTTATGCCCTACCTCCTTGCATACCCTGCATGCACTACCATTCAGTTCCGCAAGCTCCTTCAACTGGGCACGCTTGTGGTCATTCATACCCTCGTCTACTGGAATTAGCAGTTTCTCAACCATTTCGACAGCTGCATCAAGAGAATGCTGGTTATCTGCTTCTATATGGACATGCAAGTCTTCATTGTCAGATTCAGAATTATTTTTATCAGGTCCTCTTGCAGACCCCTTACCCCGCAGTAGAATCCTAGCTCCAGTTTCCTTCTCCAGCTTCTTTTGTGTGTTCCCCCTTGGGCCAATTATAAGACCAATAAAATTATAAGTAGGATATTCTTTCACCGGTATGTAAAGTTTCTTGAAGAGCTTCGGAGGCTTGTAATCGGGAAGAGCATTGAAGATTGGGTTCTCCTTAACCAACTTTAAAATGACCCTTCGGCGTTCTCCTTCTAGCTTCTCGCGAAGCCTCGCTTCTCGCGTATTTGTTCTTATACCAAGGTTATTGTACTTCGGCTCGGGAGAAGGGGACCTTTTCTCCTCCGGCCTGTCGTCATGAAGCTCTGAACTGAGCAGCTTGCTGTTTAACTCTGACAGTCTAAGTTTCAACTTCTGAATTTTTGGATCCATATTGTTTCCAACCAACCCTGTGACAAAATTGGGAAGTTGAATAGGGCCAAGCATTTTTAAATCTGTTACCTTACTAGCCCACCTGGTTTTCCTTCTTTTACTGGTCTCGTTGCCTTCTTCAGTTTTCCCATCATTTTCATCCCATCTACTACGCCTTCGTTTTCCAGAACTTCCAGTATCCTCCTGCTGTTTATCAGCATCTGATTCTGCTTTGCATGCTTCCTCCTGTCTGAACTTATTTTGAATGACTTGACACAGCTCCAAATCACTTGTCACGTCCAGTGACCTCTTGTTTTCTCTTGATTGGTAGTCTCCTGATGGGTGATCATCTCCATCGATCTCACCAAGAGAAGACGGTTTCAATATTATCTCTTTCAAAGCGTCCTCATCTGGTGAAACGGACTCCGCAGGTTCCTCAGCTGACTCTTCAAATGGTTCAACACTTGATTCCTCCTCTGGGTCTTCTTCTTCAGAGCCCGTTTCCTGATCTTCTTCAAGTTCCTCTTCTGCATCCTCTTCACATTCCTCTTCTGGGTCTTCTTCAGACTCCTCACTGTCATCACTATCACTCTTAGGAGAAGATTCAGGGACATGTTCAACAACAGGCTCCTCCATTGGAGCCCTGACTTCAAAGTTGGAGTACGAGTTCATTCTGGAACTATATGAAGCTTTGGGTTTCCTCATCGTACCTGCATTATGAAAGCTATGATTGCTAAATAAAAACTGGAGTGCTGCATTCAAAAGTAAGCAAACAAGTAAACACTCTAAACATAGAAGAAAGACCACCTTTCATGGAAACAAGTACCAAGTGATACGAGAGATAATGTTACATCGATAGAACAATAAAATGAGATCAGCTGAAATGGTTgaggaaaatttgaaaacttcaaaacaTTCAAATAAATTAACTAAATCTTCCAAACGATGACAAACATATAACAAAATTAACAGATTTAGAATCACGCTTCGAATATAAAAAGTGCAAGGTTTGTGTATTCATAATTACTTTCGGATCAGCATAACTACCATTTAAGACTATTAGGTGCAAAACTTATCCCAAAAGTAAAGCACAAGGAACAACAACGTTCTGTTAGAAGAGGCAGAAAAAACAGGTGAGTTGTTAAGCACAAGATGAATAACCTTGCAGCTAGACCAATTCCCACCTTGCAGCTAGACTATTTCAAAGTCATCTAAGCTACGTCGTACATACGTTTCTAAATGGCAAGCACCAATGTCCTAAAGCAAGATATATCTGCAAGACTACAACTACAAATCCATTCCTAAGGCTCAAACATGCCACTGTTCGAAAATACCAAAATGGAGTATGAGAGTATCCTACACAGAAGAAAAGAACATTATCTCAGTTCATTGAATAACATTTCCTGAATACACTAGAAATCCGATAAAGGGAGTGACGCATTGACATTCAACAACCTAAGTGGTTCAAACAATACATTTTCCTCACTCATCATCTTAAAATATAGACACGAAAGTAATTTAGGTGTGCAATTAAGTGTTGAGATCTACATATTAGATTTATTCAAACACCAGACCAAAGCCTACATATAGTGCTTCCAGTTAATTGTTCAACCTGTGCTTTTACTTCAACAAGATAAACTTATTCTCCATCACATCTTGTCAAGGTTTCGTTACCAACATCTTAGCAGTCTTCATGACAGATTCTCAATGATAAACACATCATTGTGCAGTGGATTTCCATAAGCTGAACAATTATTTGAAATACACGAAATTTAAGAGATGAGTGTTCAGGGGCTGACACAAGGGGGTGCCCGGCCCCCGCACGGTTATAAATGTTTTAACTTATTATACTagttttttaggataaatttggaaaaaaaaattgggattgGCCCCCGCAGATCCCTTAGGcgcaaaaaattccaaaacttCTCATATATGCATAGAAAAAACTCCCTAAAATTCTCAGTTATCAaccattgttttgttttgtttataaatTCAAATGACACCAACGTATACAAGCATAATCTCTACCTCATACCTTGTAATTACTGATGCATACTTAATGATATATACATTTTCGATATCAATACCGACATACACGTGATTCAGGCCGCCGCTAAGTACAAATCATGCGTCCGCCACCGCAGAGTACAAATCCATTATCGACCATTTCAGATAGAGGTAAGCAGGAATTTAGATCTACGTGGGTTCACAAAAACTTATAAATAGAGCTTGTTCTTGAAACCAATTCAGTGACGAGCGGCAGGAAAATCTAACTCCTCAGGATTCTtgactaaaaataaaaattgcattAACTTCGACGGCACCCACAAAAATTGCTTGCAAACGTACAGATTGGACTCCATGTTTGTAAATAGAGATTAGCATATACGTATAGGTAGGGATAGGAGTTCttaaagagaaaggaaaagaccAAATTGAAATGGGTACCTGCGATCGTTTCATTCCTGTCATCGGAAAACCATTATGCTACAATGTCATCAATCTCTCTATCCATATCTCGGAGACTGATTTACGTATATATATACTCTATATATTCCTAGGGGAGGGTGGGATGGATAGTCATGAGATTATCCATTTGCATTTTAATTAAGTAGAAagcttttttgttattatttaaaaaaaatctgcaTTTATTAacttttcgttaattttttttgaaaggaatttaaaaagtaaaaaattactgtacaatcataattttttttttaataaaaacgaattttttggtttatgacttttttttttatctttattcataaaattaatttttaatcatattttttactttttagatttgtATGAAtaatcaataatttttaaaaatttgaaaaaaattaacaaatacaattttttttaataatgacaaaaaagcTTTCTAACTTAATTAAAATGCCAAACCACCCCTAAGAGTTTCACTGGTCGTGACCCTTTTCTTCACCAATATTTGGGTAGAGATTTGAGTCAAAAGCTTAATTTGTATAAGACATCTCCAAGTCTTAGTTTACCCATATCTATTACTAAATGACACATTTATAATTAATAAGTGATACATTTGTAATTAATGAAAGTTAATTAATAAGTAACATACTTGTTTAATGACAGTGAAATAAGAGTTTGAGAAAAATAGATATAAATTTGGGTCTCTCCAAATTTGGGTGAGGAAAAaggtaaaactcaaaataaaatggGTAGGAAAATGAATATGCATTGGAGATGAGTTTTCAGATTTTTCACTCAAATTTTAGATATAGATAATAAAATTGGTAAGGATTGAAGATGTTATAAGGGGGCTCAGAATTAAAAGTTAGAGTTATCAAAATAACCCAACAccagaattttattttttatataattgttttttaatattattaataattaattatttatgtaTATAGGTACTTAAAAGTGGACAATTTGAATCCAACTTTAAGAACCCATCTAAATTCATCCATATATAATCTGCCCAAGTCCACCCGTATTCAAATACGTATGATTTTTAATTGGGTTAAACCCACTGATTTCAGCAACACAACCCCAACCACCTCGATTCGCCCCGCCTCCGCCTGTGCCCCACACCCCGAAGCTCGCCGCCGACTCAACCTCTCTCTCCACCTTCTCGATAACTTCCTTGATCACCTCCTCCGCTTCCTCCCCGACCTTTTTCAGTTTCTTCCTCAATCCTATGTCCCCCGTCATCGACGGCAACTCCGCCGCCTTCAGCGTCATTGTCGTTAGTTTTCAATTCGACCTATTGTTCTCCGATTTATTCGTACTCAGCATTTTCGTTAGTCTTCCTTGCTTCCCAAAGAAATGGTTTTGCAATTTGCATTGATCCAGTTTCTTAATTCTTATTCTTTGTGTGTATATGTCTTTTGTTCGTATATTATTTATGTAAAGAAACTACTATTTGGACGTAATTCTTTTCACGAAACTGCTATCATTCTGTATTGGTCAATGATTAGAGTTTCTATTTAACAATCTAATTTCATCTGGAAATGAAAAGGGGGAAGAATGAAGGAAAATGGGCCGGGCCGGGTTTGGGTATagcttgacccatattcgatcCGACGCGTTTCAATCCACTTACTATTGATCCGTATTCGACCCACCCACATTCAACCCACAACCTGTAAAAACCCgaccaaacccgcccatttgctATAAGTACAATTCTCGCTAAAGCAGCATGAACTTGCTTACGTTGATCAATTAACTGATTTTTTGAAGAAACTCTCGGGAGTTTTGTCAATCTTTGTCGTTCACTCATCAATGAAATTTGGAGCATTAATCTTTGAGACCGAGTTAGCAATTTTGACTGCGTAATCTTTCTTCACTTTCAGGTTTCAATCACTGTGGCCACTTTCCATATGTAGTTGTTCGGTCAAAACTCAAATTCCAAGGGTTCCTTTGCTCGTGTGGTTTAGAAACTTAATGCAACTGTACTAGAATCAATTTTGCATAATACTTATCTGAAAAGTATTTATGACAAAAAAGAGTCTTTTACACTTGTGGCTAGAAGGATTTTCAAGAATAAATAGAGGGTTATTtcccaaaaacaaaatctagaaaaaacCAGATTAATTAAAGTAGCTGGAAGACTAATTCTATAACAGCAATCAAAGAGGGATCAATGTCAACGACATAGATTATTGATGGCTGGGAAAATGGTTGTCTTGACGATCAGAGGGCTGGAAGATATGTTTGCACCTTTATTGCAGAAGTGGGTTGGCATAGTAAGATTGAAGAAAGTACATGCCCAAATTGTCAAGTTCTCACTGGCACAAAGCAGCTTCTTGATGACAAAAATGGTGGATATATGTGATAAGAATGGAGAAATAGAGTATGCAACTTTGCTCTTCAAACAGGTGGTTGAGCCAAATAGTTACTTGTACAATGCCATGATTAGAGCTTATACTCATAGCCACTTGTATATATCCACAATCAATGTTTACAAGCAGATGTTAAGAGACGGAGACCCACAAGGTAAAGACCCGAtttttcctgacaaattcaCGTACCCATTTGTGATCAAGTCCTGTGGAGGTCTTTTGTGTCTTGACCTGGGTAAGCAAGTTCATGTGCACGCTTGTAAATTTGGGTGGAAGTCCAATACGGTGATTGAAAATTCATTGTTGGATATGTATATAAGGTGTGACAATTTAAGTGATGCACACAAGATGTTTGAGGAAATGAGCGGGAGGGATGTAATATCATGGAACAGTCTCATTACTGGGCATATTAAATTGGGCCAGGTGAGAAGAGCTAGAGCAATGTTTGAGGAGATGCCAGAGAAGACAATCGTCACTTGGACGGCAATGATTTCTGGGTATACGCGAAATGGGTTTGATGCCGAGGCATTGGATGTTTTCCGGAGAATGCAAATGGAAGGAGTTGAGCCTGATTGGGTCAGCTTGATTGCAGTTTTGCCGGCATGTGCACAGTTGGGAGCTCTTGAGCTTGGGAAATGGATTCACTTCTATGCagagaaaaatgggtttttgCACATAACCTGTCTTTGTAATTCTCTGATTGAAATGTATGCAAAATGTGGAAGCGTAAGCCAAGCGTGGCagctgtttgatgaaatgctAGAAAGAGACGTGATCTCTTGGAGTACAATGATTGGAGGATTAGCAAATCATGGAAAAGCTCGTGAAGCAATTGTGCTATTTCAAGAGATGCAGAGGGCAAAAGTTGAACCAAATGAGATCACTTTTGTTGGACTTTTATCAGCTTGCACACATGCAGGATTTTTGGACGAGGGATTAAAGTACTTTGATTCTATGAGAAAAGATTATAACATAGAGCCAGGGATTGAACACTATGGTTGTTTGGTTGATCTCCTTGGTCGAGCAGGGCACATTGATCGAGCACTTGAAACCATAAAGAACATGCCAATGGAACCCGATTCAGCGATTTGGGGTTCTCTGTTGAGTTGTTGTAGAACTCATAGTGATCTTGAAGTAGCTGTTATAGCAATGGAGCAACTTCTAGAGCTTGAACCTGATGATGCAGGGAACTTTGTCTTGCTTTCGAACATATACGCAAAACTTGGGAGATGGAATGGCGTGTCGAGGATGAGGAAACTCATGAGAAGTAAGAGCATGAAGAAGACTCCAGGGGGCAGTGTGATAGAGGTCAACAATGTGGCTGAAAAATTTACGTCAGGAGATCGTTGTAATCCATATACAGAGGTTATCTACTGGATTCTAGAGCTGCTGGCTTTGCACCAAAGCGGATATGGCAATGTGCTTGAAACTCTGTTGGAGGATGCAAGTGAAAGTATATGACCGCGGGAAAGTGTAAAAACTACTTTCACTCTATGCTCTTgatctctctttttcttgttctaGTGTAAGAAAGTGGTGCACGTAACTAGTTGTGTGTACTAACTCTTGTGTGAGAGAGTTGTGTGTACTGACTCTAGCATTTGAGTTTCGGACCGGGCACTTTTGTTGCCTTGCTCCTTGTTCCTGTTAGTCTTTGTtatcttcaaagattaataaaaaaaaaaaaatttgccgttcaaaaaaaaaagcctcgTGCGAGAGAGACTTAGTAAGGTGTCCAAAGTTTGTGTCTTCCTAGTTGTGTGAACTAACTCTTGTGCGAGAGAGAGTCATCCTTTGTGAGTGATAGTGTGTGTTGTTTGTACACAAATTTAGAGTACAAAGTGTTTGTAATCAATAAAGTTTTATTTACTTGTTATGTTCAACTCTTAAAAGTCTGAGTTAAGTAGCTTGGGTTAGTCCCAAAGAATTAGCAGAGTGCTACGCTGGGCTGAGACATGCCTCATCAAGTGTAGGTCATGAGTTTGGTGACCTGCACGTGTGGGATGAGCAATTGCACGAACCAGGGGCATGAGCCTAAGATATTCatcccaaaaaggaaaagaaaatgggcGTCGCTCAATTTTTTGGATGTATGATACTGTACATTTTCTATAGCTCCATGTTGGATTGTTTTATATGACACGCATTTTGGCTTTTCTTCTTATAGCTAAGAATGACCCTTCCATACTGATTGCTTTCATTACATATTTTCTGTGCGCACAGAATGGTCACTTGGAAAAGAATCAGACACGCATCTAACCGTTCCAGAGAGATGGCAGAGGAGGTTGTAGGACAAGATGCGATCACAAGAGAATTCAACAGGTGGTTGTGTGAAGAGAAGTCCCACATCGTTTGgataccaaagtaatatgaagaatataagagtgagggcaccctcacttcaatagctagattttggggttgagttctactcAAGACCGTATAACCTATGTAGCACCGATACCccaaaagggcgccgtgtccacgtattggacacgtgACGTGgtgtgtccaataatttttattatttttttgataggggacacggctggggacacgccGGGGATACGGctaggggtcaaaatgtaatatttttttaaatttttgggggttaatatgaaattattcaaaatatttgggttaaactgtaattttctctttgaaaaaaatttatacaatttgtgaaattattcatatacaatggttcataatatatatatatatatatatatatatatatatatgtgtgtgtgtgtgtgtgtgtgtgtgtgtacatatatgtacatatatttatttatacacgtggtgtgtcccccgccgtgtccgtatctccattttttaaaaattgcggtgtccgtgtccgtgctacattGTGTGTGACAGGTTGAATGCAGTGATTGTTTTCATCTCTGGGATCATTATAGGCTGGCGTGGAATGAAGCTCGAATGGTATTTGTCCAAAGACTAATCCAGGGTCTGAATCTGGAACTTGAGTTGCTTGAGCTGATTTTGGCATACAACTGTCAGTCAGTTATTGCATTGACTTGTGTCGTAGACTTGTATGCCCTCCAGAGGGCTCAGTTGTATCTACCATACGGTAGTCTCATCAGATACCGATTGGGCATGTGGCATTCATCTTGACTTGCGTCGGAGACTTGCACGCCCTCCGGAGGGCTCAGTTGTATCTTCCTTAGGGTAGTCTCATCAGATACCGATTGGGCATGTGGCATTCAACTTCCGGAGGCGCACGCGATTTTGGTCTTGATTGCCAGTGTAaacagatcattttttttttggtctagaTATTGGACTTGATAATATCTCATTTGATATGAATTTAAGCAACATGTAGATAAAGTTAACAAGTTATCTGATGCTTCATTTGAAGCTGTAAAGATTGTAACGTCCTTGGATTTATGGCTTGTTTTGAGAAATGTAGTgtacaaggaaatgaaaattttctttttgaaaagctGACGATCTAGGATATCAAATAACTCGGGTAGCCAAATATAAAATTGAATGTTTCATACTATGTCAACTCTTAtcattcttgttttctttgtgCAACAAAGCAAAAGAAGAGGCATATTGGATCTTACGAGTTCCTAACATCATATGGCAGATGACATGGCCATCGTTACTGTGAAATTCCACTCATTTCATTCTTGGAACTGTACAATACAGAGCATAACTTACACAACTCTAAAGTGAAAATACATAGGAATTTCTACCCTCCTCAAAAACAAGATCTTGCTATGGCTTGCCACTTCCAGACTCACTTGTGTCGACATCTGCACATGACTAATTACAAAATTTGCAGCTTATCCAATCAATTTGATAGGCAGTATTCGTGCTGCTATAGGAAAATTCGCCAACTGTCTTTGCCCTTTGCAAGGGAAAGATTGAGAAGAACACAATACAAAAATTGCAGCAGAGAATACCACACTTTTAAATGGTCTTGTACTCATTGATCAACTCCATTCCAATGCTTCTAGCACGTTTCAGAAACTGGAAGGAATTTGCTAGGTCACAGTCCCCCAAAGCAGAGTTGATGTTTTCGAAAAACACCCTGTAATTGTCAGTCAATTCTTCTATCTCAAAGCCTTGCGCAAGCGGACAATCTTGAGATTTCAAGACGTTCTCTTGTGTTTCTGCATTCTTGTCCCGTGTCTTCAGTGCCAGTCTACTTTCCTCTCGTTTGCCTACTGCTACCTCCAACTTTGTAGCCATGACAATAGCTCGACGAATACACGAAGGAGGTAGCTGCAAAATGAAGCAAATTTAGCACAAATTTATTGAATACGATAACTAAGCACATAGGTTTAGAAGCAACTTCAAATTTGGTTTGGCATCGTTTAACTCGTTGAAGTACAGATTGGACGAGTGTGGATGGCTGGCCAAAGAGctctatttttttcaattgtttgaAAGAACCAATATCCATTCCTCAAATTCATCATTTCTTTCAAAGCTAAAGTCTCATTTTGGCATGCTACAATGGCATTTTGACAAATTTTGGCACGATTACACTCTGGGCTGCCAAGGTCATTTTTCCACCTATCCCATAATGGCCGTAGGATCCCTTGACCATCTTCTGGAGATTTGCACAACAGACAGCTACAATGATGCTGATGTGTCAAGAAATGACTTTCCAAATTTGGGACAAGAAATGGCAAAGCCATTGGAGTGCTTTTTCTTTAACCTCTGCCCAAAAATGGCTTTGGCAAGAGAAATGGCATTGGATATGCTCTTAAATTCCAATATTTCGAAGTCTTTCTGCTTTAGTCTAGAGCGGTCAAACAATTggcccagagagagagaagatggcaATTTACCTGTGCAAGCTGAGCAACCTTAAATCCAAAACTCCTCTCTGAAACACCAGGCACAAGCTTATAAAGGTACGTGACATCTTGATGGTCCATTTTATCACCATTCTTATCATTTGAGTCCATCACATCTGTTACACTCTGTGATGTCATGTATGAAACATGGTATGCCCCCACAGAGCCTGGAAATTCGTTCTTGATGTCGACTATTTTTGGGTAATGGGTAACAAATAGAACCATGCATCTTTTCTGTGCGAGAAGATGATGCAATGTAGCATAAGCAATTGCAACCCCATCATGTGTACTAGTGCCTCGCCCAAGCTCATCAATGATAACTAGAGATTGGGGAGTGCAATTATGGATTATGGTGGATGCCTCGCTCATTTCTTCCAAAAATGTGCTCCGTCCTTGCTGGATACTGTCAGAAGCACCCATTCGTGTGTGGATGCCATCAAGCACGTGCAGTTTTGCTGATGACGCTGGGACAAAGGAACCAACCTAGAGGGATCAGAGACCAGAAATTTATTATAAAATGTTTtgccaaaagaaaataataacaaTAACTTTTCAAATCAGAATAACAGTTTCCACCCTTACAGTTGGTTGTACAGAATACATCCATTTCTGAACATAACATGATAGTTCTCAATAGTATTGGAGCAGGACGAGTGCTTAACTTTAAGAAGGGGTTTATTCTAACTTACGCACATATTGAAGTGACAAGCAAACTTGTGCCTAATAACAATGGACTTCTTCATTAGCAGGGGAGAAAGTAAACTGTTTGTGCCCAACTGAAAAATGCGGATTAAACCAACCTGAGCCATTATGGCAATCAGAGCAACTTGGCGAATATAGCAACTCTTCCCTCCCATATTTGGCCCTGTCACTATCTGACAGAACTCTCCTGCTGCATGCAAATGTGTGTCATTTGGGACAAAATTATCTTGCAATATAGTCTCCATAACCTGGTAAAAAACGATTTTTGTGAGCAATGAACTAGGGGATCACATTGATTCAGAAGTCAGAACTAACAATCACTGCAAACCTAGAAGGAAATAATACTCCTTTTCTAGTTTTTGATAATTTCAATTTGACCAATTCAACAGCTGTAGTTATCAAAGAGAGATCCCTGGCCAGGATCAAAGTGTAATGTTAAGCCATCTAAATATGCGATCCACAAAGCCTTATTAGGCCAATAATGAAATTGCAAAGACAATAGGGTACATAGATTATTCATTAGACCACCAATCCAACAGAATTAAATGGGAAGTGAAAGAGTAAAGTCAGAGACACCTAATAAACCATACCATTTCTGCAAGTTTAGGGTGCTCCACAACCAAGCGTATTGTAGGACCGACCACACTTACGTGTATTCCGTGGTTTATGGCGTGatttataaacataaataaatttaaGCAAAAAAACTCATAAAGTTAGCACTAATGCAATAGGCTATTCACGAAAGAAGTGGTATTTGGTACAAGTAAAATCTACAATAACAATTTTCCAAACACATTAAGTGACAGCCTTCGTAAGGTACTATCACAGCAAATACTCCTACCAGCTCCCAGGTGTCCAAGGAGATGGCCTCATATTGCGCACATGAAGTATTATCTAACGTAGTTGGGCACTTAACCTCCTAGGCATTGATTTGAATAAAAAGAGGAATAGTCATACAATTTAAGTTTCTCATTTTTAGCACACAAGACACGAGTCAATGTCAGCTAACATACCGGATGACGACCAGCAGAGATATGTATCTGAACAGGTTCAGCATCATTTACAAAATC carries:
- the LOC131319568 gene encoding splicing factor-like protein 1 — translated: MRKPKASYSSRMNSYSNFEVRAPMEEPVVEHVPESSPKSDSDDSEESEEDPEEECEEDAEEELEEDQETGSEEEDPEEESSVEPFEESAEEPAESVSPDEDALKEIILKPSSLGEIDGDDHPSGDYQSRENKRSLDVTSDLELCQVIQNKFRQEEACKAESDADKQQEDTGSSGKRRRSRWDENDGKTEEGNETSKRRKTRWASKVTDLKMLGPIQLPNFVTGLVGNNMDPKIQKLKLRLSELNSKLLSSELHDDRPEEKRSPSPEPKYNNLGIRTNTREARLREKLEGERRRVILKLVKENPIFNALPDYKPPKLFKKLYIPVKEYPTYNFIGLIIGPRGNTQKKLEKETGARILLRGKGSARGPDKNNSESDNEDLHVHIEADNQHSLDAAVEMVEKLLIPVDEGMNDHKRAQLKELAELNGSACRVCKEVGHKGYACPHQQSTFKMVITCATCGSFSHPSSSCPYSTANTKGKPDRETSDADLYVGYLPQAVDENRLRELFCPFGKISEVKVIMDRNTGLSKGYGFVKFESSIDAAMAVTHMHGLKMEGKVLAVRVAGRPSPQGGLGHLPMYPGPPAAICVNNVPSHLNHLPMYPGPIAAISANALSLRALPEPPGYMLPEAQSSFQINEGLGLPSSSLSLGSHNQLVESKGMDILPSVFLSAAGSRLTSNFDSLYRYPNQIPFSSPGLTSLFPGNRDYSGSQFLSYSSTPTLKPSPQYYFSHTPGSS
- the LOC131319571 gene encoding pentatricopeptide repeat-containing protein At2g20540-like; amino-acid sequence: MAGKMVVLTIRGLEDMFAPLLQKWVGIVRLKKVHAQIVKFSLAQSSFLMTKMVDICDKNGEIEYATLLFKQVVEPNSYLYNAMIRAYTHSHLYISTINVYKQMLRDGDPQGKDPIFPDKFTYPFVIKSCGGLLCLDLGKQVHVHACKFGWKSNTVIENSLLDMYIRCDNLSDAHKMFEEMSGRDVISWNSLITGHIKLGQVRRARAMFEEMPEKTIVTWTAMISGYTRNGFDAEALDVFRRMQMEGVEPDWVSLIAVLPACAQLGALELGKWIHFYAEKNGFLHITCLCNSLIEMYAKCGSVSQAWQLFDEMLERDVISWSTMIGGLANHGKAREAIVLFQEMQRAKVEPNEITFVGLLSACTHAGFLDEGLKYFDSMRKDYNIEPGIEHYGCLVDLLGRAGHIDRALETIKNMPMEPDSAIWGSLLSCCRTHSDLEVAVIAMEQLLELEPDDAGNFVLLSNIYAKLGRWNGVSRMRKLMRSKSMKKTPGGSVIEVNNVAEKFTSGDRCNPYTEVIYWILELLALHQSGYGNVLETLLEDASESI